A single window of Pseudarthrobacter defluvii DNA harbors:
- a CDS encoding DUF4012 domain-containing protein encodes MIQNNAEARASGGIPGALAVLTLEQGKLSLGAQSSAAELGAFSPSLPVDLQQQQIFSTRLGKYMQDVNLTPDFPTAAAVAQSMWEKKTGQHVDGVVSIDPVVLSYILQATGPVPMHGPDLAAAKAAGLPTELKRQQRDIHPTLRCLRKDSTAQTAGRVFCRGS; translated from the coding sequence ATGATTCAGAACAACGCCGAGGCACGCGCTTCGGGCGGCATTCCCGGCGCTCTAGCGGTCTTGACGCTTGAACAGGGGAAGCTCTCCCTCGGCGCCCAAAGTAGCGCCGCCGAACTAGGCGCCTTCTCCCCATCGTTGCCTGTGGATCTTCAGCAACAACAAATCTTTTCCACGCGATTGGGAAAGTACATGCAGGACGTAAACCTTACTCCGGACTTCCCGACTGCTGCAGCAGTGGCCCAGTCCATGTGGGAAAAGAAGACCGGTCAGCACGTTGACGGCGTAGTCTCCATCGACCCTGTTGTCTTGAGTTACATACTTCAGGCAACAGGTCCTGTCCCCATGCACGGTCCGGACTTAGCTGCGGCAAAAGCAGCGGGCCTGCCAACTGAACTCAAACGGCAACAACGTGACATCCACCCTACTCTCAGATGTTTACGCAAAGATTCCACAGCCCAAACTGCAGGACGCGTATTTTGCAGGGGTAGCTAA